The nucleotide window CGAGCATCCCCCGCGAACTCTAGTTTTTTTGCAGGTGCGAAATGGATTGGCGCGCGGGGGCATGAATGGTAGATATGCATCATGTTATTAGCGATTGATTCCGGCAACACCAACACGGTCTTCGCGGTCTTTACCGACGACGGCGAAATCAAAGGCGAGTGGCGCGCCAGCACCACCGCGACGCGCACGTCCGATGAATACGGTGTGTGGCTGTTGCGTTTGATGGAACTTGAAAGCATCCATCCCGCCGACATCACCGACGCGATCATTGCCACCGTGGTGCCCGCAACGCTCTACAACCTCAAAAGCTTGTGCGAAAAGTATTTTCAGACCACGGCGCTGGTGGTAGGGGAAGCGGGCGTCGACCTGGGCGTCGAGATCAAGATCGAAAACGCCCACGAGGTCGGCGCGGACCGTCTGGTTAACGCCGTTGCTGCCAATGCCAAGTACGGCGGGCCGCTGATTTGCATCGATTTCGGTACCGCGACCACCTTCGACGTGATCGACCACGACGGCAACTACGCCGGTGGGGTGATCGCGCCGGGCATCAATTTGTCGTTGGAAGCCCTGCACATGGCGGCGGCGAAATTGCCCCGCGTGGCGGTCGAACGCCCCGCCAAAGTGATCGGCACCGGCACCGTATCGGCAATGCAGTCGGGGATCTATTGGGGATATGTGTCGATGATCGAAGGCATGGTGGCGCGCATTCGCGAGGAATTCCGCGCCGACATGGACGTGGTCGCCACCGGCGGATTGGCGCAGATGTTTTCCGACGCGACCCGCATCATCAATTGGACCGATAAGGACCTGACGCTCAGGGGCCTCTATCTGATCCACAAAAGAAACAAAGGTTAGGTCTATGGCCGACGAAGAACTTCTGTTCCTGCCGCTCGGCGGCGCCGGCGAGATCGGTATGAACCTCAACCTCTACGGATACGGCAAGCCGGGCAAGCCGACCTGGATGATGGTCGACCTCGGCATCACATTTGGCGACGGCACCCACCCGGGCGTCGATGTCATCATGCCCGACCCGGCCTACATCGAAAAACACAAGGAAGACTTGGCGGGCATCGTGCTCACCCATGCCCACGAAGACCATCTGGGCGCGGTGCCGTATCTGTGGGAACGCTTCGGCTGTCCCATCTATGCGACTCCGTTCACGGTTTCGATCGTGCAACGCAAGTTGGCGGAAGTGAACTTGTTGGACATCGTGCCGATCGTCGAAGTGTCGCTTAATGGCACCTTCCAGGTGGGCCCGTTCGAAATCGACTTGATCACGCTGACCCATTCGATCCCCGAACCCAACGGCATGGCGATCCGCACGCCCCTGGGCACGGTTCTGCACACCGGCGACTGGAAGCTCGATCCCGATCCGGTGATCGGCGAGCCCTATGACATGCCCGCGCTGCGCAAACTGGGCGACGACGGGGTGTTGGCTATCGTATGCGATAGCACCAACGTTTTCACCAAAGGCACCAGCGGGTCCGAGGGCGATATCTTCGAGAGCATGAAGCAAGTCGTCGAAGGGTGCGAGGGGCGGGTGGTGGTGACGTGCTTTGCGTCCAACGTGGCGCGTCTGGACACCATTTCGCGGGTCGCCAAGGCGGTCGGTCGCGATGTGGTTCTGGCTGGGCGGTCGTTTTGGCGGATGATCGACGCGGCCAAGGAAAACGGCTACCTGCAGGATGCGCCGACGTTTTTGGATGAGGACTATTTCGGCGACATCCCCAAAGACAAAGTCCTGCTGATTTGCACCGGTTCACAAGGCGAGCCGCGCGCCGCGTTGTCGCGCATCGCCGCCGACGAACATCCGCGCATCTACCTCAATGAAAACGACACGGTGATTTTTTCGTCGCGCCAAATCCCCGGCAACGAAGTGTCGATCGGGCGATTGCAAAACCGTCTGGTGCGGCGCGGCATCAACATCGTCACCGACAAGGACGAGTTCGTGCACGTGTCGGGCCATCCGGCCCGCGATGAACTGCTGGAAATGTATCAGGCGGTGAAGCCGCAAATTTCGATCCCCGTGCACGGCGAAATCCGCCATTTGACCGAACACGCCAAACTGGCGCGGTCCGCCCAGGTCAAGGAAGCCATCGTCAATGAAAACGGCGGCATGATTCGCATCGCGCCGGGACCGGCGTGCGTCATCGAACAGGTGCCTTCGGGACGGCTGGCCTTGGAAGGCGGCCGCGTGGTGCCGCTGGACGGCGAACTGGTGCGCGGCCGCGCCCGCGCGCTGTGGAACGGCAGTGCCACCATCACCATGGTCATCGACAAGGTCGGCAACGTGAAGGGCGACCCGATTTTGACCACCCATGGTCTGCTTGAACCCGACGATTGCGATTTTGAAGACGACATCCTCGACGCCGCCGAGGATGCGGTCGAGCGGTTGTCGAAAAAGGATCTGCGCAAGGACGACATCGTCGCCGAAGCCGTGCGCATGGCGGTGCGCCGATACTGCCGTGCAACCTTCAACAAAAACGCGGTCACCACCGTTCACTTGGTCCGGGTGTGACGCGTACAGACAGGAGACCTCCCCATGATCGGTAATCTCAATCACGTCGCCATTGCCGTGCCGGATCTGGCAGCCGCCACCGCTAAATATCGCGACCAACTGGGCGCCACGGTGTCCGAACCGCAAGACGAACCCGATCACGGCGTGCGGGTGGTGTTCGTGCAATTGCCCAACACCAAGATCGAGCTGTTGGAACCGCTCGGCGATAACTCGCCGATCAACGGCTTTTTGGCCAAGAACCCGGACGGCGGCATCCATCACTTGTGCTTCGAAGTCGACGACATCGACGCCGCCAGCGCCAAGCTGAGCGCCGACGGGGTGCGCATCCTGGGCGGCGGCGAGCCGAAAATCGGCGCGCACGGCAAGCCAGTTTTGTTCCTGCATCCGAAAGATTTTTGCGCTACCCTGATCGAGTTGGAGCAAGCCTGACGTCTTTCTCCAACCTGATGGGAGGAAAAGATGAGCGAACAACAACACCAAACCGGCGAAACGCCGCAAAAAATCGTCATAACCGGCGAAAGCCAGATCACGATCAACAAAAAATGGGTCGCCATTATCGTCGCGATCGTGGTCGTGTTTACGCTGGGCGTCGGCTGGATGTATCAAGTCACCGCGACGGCGCGCCCGGCGACTGCACACACAGGCGGGTATTGAACGCATGACCCATTCTCATGACGCAAAGCCCGCGCAACGCCTGCAACAGGCGCGGGTGGTGAAAATCGACCGCAAGGTGGCTATGTGGGTGGTGTTTTGCGCTTCGATGATCGCCTTGGTGAGCTTTTCGCTGTTGTTCATTCATGCCGCGTATCGCAACAGTTGGTGGTGAAATGAACTGGTACTGCAAATCCGCCGCCGACCATCCCATCCACGGCCCGTATCACGACAGTGAATACGGCTTTCCCGGCAAAGACGACCGGGCGTTGTTCGAGTTGCTGTGCCTGGAAATTTTCCAAGCGGGCTTGTCGTGGGAACTGGTGCTGAAAAAACGCCCGGGCATGGTGGCGGCGTTCGACGGTTTCGACATCGACACGGTCGCGGCCTATGGCGAGCAGGATGTCGAACGCTTGCTCAATGATGCCGGGATCATTCGCAACCGGCTCAAAATCACCTCGATCATTCACAATGCCGGCGTGGTGCAAGGCCTGCGCGCCACGCACGATGGCTTCGCCAATTGGCTGGCGGCGCATCACCCGCAGGATTTGGGCGCGTGGGTGAAGTTGTTTAAAAAGACCTTCAAATTCACCGGACCAGAAGTGGTTAACGAATTTCTCATGAGCACCGGCTATCTTGATGGGGCACATGCCGAGGACTGCCCGGTTTATCGGGCCGTTCTGAACAGAAATCCACCCTGGCTGCAAGCGAAGAGTTCCGATTAAACAATAACTTAGATTGATATGAACCGTTTATTGACCGCCGCCATTCTCGTCATTAGTTGTGCGCCCGCGTTGGCCCAGCAAGGCGAGCCGCAAGAGGCCAAGACCGTTACCCACATGTCGGTCAGTTTGGACGATTGTCGGCGTTTGCTGCGCCATGAGGCTCGCGACGACGTGACTTACAAGGCCGGTGTCGATGTTCACGGCAACGCGGTCGCACCCGCCGACATTCAACCGCTCGGCGCGATCAAGGTTCCCGATGAAATCGTCATCGATTTCGGTCTCGATCTGGCGGGGCGCTATGGCTTCGGTGCGGCGGCGTTGTTCGACGTCACAGCGGGCATCGCCACCATTCAATACGATCTGGCCAGCGGTACGTTGACGTTCAACGGCAAGGAACTGCTGCAAGACGATCAACGCGCCATCGAGCGCGCCTGTAAATTGCGCCTACAAAACGACGATGGGGCACAATAGGGCCTCATTTTGCGATTATACCTTTTCACCGTTGCGCCGCGTCTTGCCTCGCTTTGGGGCTTCCCCTAAAGTCGCGGGACATTTCAAGGCTAGACCCAATAAGGAATTGTGATACCGATGTTTTCCGCGTTCGAGTGGATGATGGCCGTGCGATACCTCCGTGCCCGCAGGCAAGAGGGTTTCGTTTCCGTGATCGCCTGGTTTTCCTTGTTGGGCATAGCCATCGGCGTCGCCACCCTGATCATCGTGATGAGCGTCATGAACGGTTTTCGCGCCGAGTTGATGAACCGCATTTTGGGCCTCAATGGGCACGTCAATATCTACGCCCCGATCGGCCAGATGACCGACTACGACGCCAAGGCCGTTCTGGTCGCCAAAGTGCCGGGGGTGGTCAGCGCCACGCCGTTGATCGAAGGTCAGGTCATGGCCACCCACAACGGCCAAGCGCGCGGTCTGGTGCTGCGCGGCATCAAATCCACCGACCTGATGGCGCGCGACATCATCGCCGGCAATATCCAAGCGGGCAGCCTCGATGCGTTCGGCCCCGACGACAGCATCATTCTCGGCGCGCAATTGGCGCAGCGCCTGGGCGTGCGGGTGGGCGACAAGGTCACCATCATTTCGCCCAACGGCCAAGCCACCGCGTTCGGCACCGTACCGCGCATGCGTGCGTTCGAGGTGGTGGCGACGTTCTCCATCGGCATGTTCGAATACGACAGCGGCTTCGCTTACATACCGCTGCACGCCGCGCAGGTGTATTTCCAGATGAAGGACAGCGTCAACAATCTCGAAGTGTTCGTTAACGATCCCGGCGACACCCGCGGTATCGGCAACGACATCAAGCGCGCGCTCGACGATCAGGCGCGGGTGTTCGATTGGCAAAAGACCAACGCCAGCTTTTTCAACGCCATTCAGGTCGAACGCAATGTGATGTTTTTGATTTTGACCCTGATCATCGTGGTCGCGGCGTTCAACATCATTTCCAGCCTGATCATGTTGGTCAAGGATAAGGGGCGCGACATCGCCATCTTGCGCACCATGGGGGCGACGCGCGGCATGATCATGCGGGTGTTCTTCCTCGCCGGCGCCAGCATCGGCGTGATAGGCACACTGGGCGGCTTTGCGTTGGGGCTGTGGTTTTCACTCAACATCGAAAGCATCCGCCAGTGGATCCAATCTGTGACCGGAACCGAGCTGTTCGCCGCTGAAATCTATTTCCTGTCCCAATTGCCCGCCAAGGTCGATCCGACGGAAGTTCTGTCCACGGTGTTGATGGGGCTGGGCTTGTCGTTCCTCGCCACCATTTATCCATCCTGGCGCGCCGCGCGTTTGGACCCGGCGGAGGCGCTGCGCTATGAATAAGCCGCAAAACCCGGTCCTGCACCTGAACGATATCAAGCGTCATTTCGGTTCCGGGCACACCGCGCTTCACGTCCTCAAAGGTGCGGAATTGACGGTCAATGCGGGCGAAATCGTCGCTCTGGTCGGGCCCAGCGGTTCCGGCAAATCGACCTTGCTGCAAATCGCCGGATTGCTGGAAAAACCCAACTCGGGCGAAATTCACATTGCCGGCGAGGCGTGTTCGCAACTGGGCGACGACCGGCGCACGGAAATCCGCCGCAAGCATTTGGGTTTCGTCTATCAGTATCACCACTTGCTGCCGGAATTTTCGGCCTTGGAAAACATCGTCATTCCGCAAATCATCGCCGGTCTCAGCAAAAGCGAGGCCCGCCAACGCGCCGCGCAATTGCTGGAGATGTTGGGCCTGAAGGATCGCGCCAGCCATCGCCCGGCCAAGCTTTCGGGCGGCGAGCAGCAACGCGTCGCCATCGGCCGGGCGTTGGCCAACGCGCCGACGTTGCTGCTGGCGGACGAGCCGACCGGAAACCTAGACCCCGAAACGGCAAACGACGTCTTCAACATGTTGTTGAACCTCACCCGCCAGACCGGTTTGACCGCGCTGATCGCGACCCACAACCCCGATCTGGCCGCACGCATGGACCGCACCGTACGTGTCGATGACGGTCATCTGCGCGAGGTCTAAATTCATCTGCGCGTCACACAATCCTTGATATGTTGCTTTGCCTTTCCCACGTTTTCAAACGTGACAACGCCTTGATTTGTCTGAGGTTACGAGAAGGACTGACGCAATGAACCCCGAACCGCAAGTGCCCGCGACCACGACCCGCCTTGAAAACATGCCGATCTCGTTTTTTGCCGTGGTGATGGGCCTGTGCGGCCTGACCTTGGCGTGGGAAAAGGCCGAGCAGGTGATGATCATGCCGTTCATGGTCAGCCCCTATCACGCCGCGATTACAGCAGTGGTGTTCGTTTTGCTGTTGGGTGGTTACCTCGCCAAGTACGTTTTGCATCGCGATGCGGTGTTCAAGGAACTACGCCATCCGGTGCGGTTGAGCTTCTTTCCCGCCATTTCGATCAGCTTGCTATTGATCTCCGTGGTCGCCTATCCGTTCGACCCGCAAATCTCCAAAATTCTGTGGCTGGTGGGGGCCGGTTTGCATCTGCTGCTAACGCTGTTCGTCTTGGCGTCGTGGATCAACCACACCCATTTTGAAATCCAGCACATGAACCCGTCTTGGTTCATTCCCATCGTGGGCAATATCGTCGCGCCGCTCGGCGGCGTTCAGCACGGGTTTATCGATGCCTCGTGGTTCTTCTTTTCCGTCGGCTTGGTGTTTTGGCTGGTGCTGAAGGTGATCGTGTTCTACCGCATCATCTTTCACAATCCGTTGCCCGACAAACTGCTGCCG belongs to Magnetovibrio sp. and includes:
- a CDS encoding type III pantothenate kinase, yielding MLLAIDSGNTNTVFAVFTDDGEIKGEWRASTTATRTSDEYGVWLLRLMELESIHPADITDAIIATVVPATLYNLKSLCEKYFQTTALVVGEAGVDLGVEIKIENAHEVGADRLVNAVAANAKYGGPLICIDFGTATTFDVIDHDGNYAGGVIAPGINLSLEALHMAAAKLPRVAVERPAKVIGTGTVSAMQSGIYWGYVSMIEGMVARIREEFRADMDVVATGGLAQMFSDATRIINWTDKDLTLRGLYLIHKRNKG
- a CDS encoding ribonuclease J, translated to MADEELLFLPLGGAGEIGMNLNLYGYGKPGKPTWMMVDLGITFGDGTHPGVDVIMPDPAYIEKHKEDLAGIVLTHAHEDHLGAVPYLWERFGCPIYATPFTVSIVQRKLAEVNLLDIVPIVEVSLNGTFQVGPFEIDLITLTHSIPEPNGMAIRTPLGTVLHTGDWKLDPDPVIGEPYDMPALRKLGDDGVLAIVCDSTNVFTKGTSGSEGDIFESMKQVVEGCEGRVVVTCFASNVARLDTISRVAKAVGRDVVLAGRSFWRMIDAAKENGYLQDAPTFLDEDYFGDIPKDKVLLICTGSQGEPRAALSRIAADEHPRIYLNENDTVIFSSRQIPGNEVSIGRLQNRLVRRGINIVTDKDEFVHVSGHPARDELLEMYQAVKPQISIPVHGEIRHLTEHAKLARSAQVKEAIVNENGGMIRIAPGPACVIEQVPSGRLALEGGRVVPLDGELVRGRARALWNGSATITMVIDKVGNVKGDPILTTHGLLEPDDCDFEDDILDAAEDAVERLSKKDLRKDDIVAEAVRMAVRRYCRATFNKNAVTTVHLVRV
- the mce gene encoding methylmalonyl-CoA epimerase; its protein translation is MIGNLNHVAIAVPDLAAATAKYRDQLGATVSEPQDEPDHGVRVVFVQLPNTKIELLEPLGDNSPINGFLAKNPDGGIHHLCFEVDDIDAASAKLSADGVRILGGGEPKIGAHGKPVLFLHPKDFCATLIELEQA
- a CDS encoding DNA-3-methyladenine glycosylase I, producing the protein MNWYCKSAADHPIHGPYHDSEYGFPGKDDRALFELLCLEIFQAGLSWELVLKKRPGMVAAFDGFDIDTVAAYGEQDVERLLNDAGIIRNRLKITSIIHNAGVVQGLRATHDGFANWLAAHHPQDLGAWVKLFKKTFKFTGPEVVNEFLMSTGYLDGAHAEDCPVYRAVLNRNPPWLQAKSSD
- a CDS encoding lipoprotein-releasing ABC transporter permease subunit: MFSAFEWMMAVRYLRARRQEGFVSVIAWFSLLGIAIGVATLIIVMSVMNGFRAELMNRILGLNGHVNIYAPIGQMTDYDAKAVLVAKVPGVVSATPLIEGQVMATHNGQARGLVLRGIKSTDLMARDIIAGNIQAGSLDAFGPDDSIILGAQLAQRLGVRVGDKVTIISPNGQATAFGTVPRMRAFEVVATFSIGMFEYDSGFAYIPLHAAQVYFQMKDSVNNLEVFVNDPGDTRGIGNDIKRALDDQARVFDWQKTNASFFNAIQVERNVMFLILTLIIVVAAFNIISSLIMLVKDKGRDIAILRTMGATRGMIMRVFFLAGASIGVIGTLGGFALGLWFSLNIESIRQWIQSVTGTELFAAEIYFLSQLPAKVDPTEVLSTVLMGLGLSFLATIYPSWRAARLDPAEALRYE
- a CDS encoding ABC transporter ATP-binding protein, which gives rise to MNKPQNPVLHLNDIKRHFGSGHTALHVLKGAELTVNAGEIVALVGPSGSGKSTLLQIAGLLEKPNSGEIHIAGEACSQLGDDRRTEIRRKHLGFVYQYHHLLPEFSALENIVIPQIIAGLSKSEARQRAAQLLEMLGLKDRASHRPAKLSGGEQQRVAIGRALANAPTLLLADEPTGNLDPETANDVFNMLLNLTRQTGLTALIATHNPDLAARMDRTVRVDDGHLREV
- a CDS encoding SLAC1 anion channel family protein, with amino-acid sequence MNPEPQVPATTTRLENMPISFFAVVMGLCGLTLAWEKAEQVMIMPFMVSPYHAAITAVVFVLLLGGYLAKYVLHRDAVFKELRHPVRLSFFPAISISLLLISVVAYPFDPQISKILWLVGAGLHLLLTLFVLASWINHTHFEIQHMNPSWFIPIVGNIVAPLGGVQHGFIDASWFFFSVGLVFWLVLKVIVFYRIIFHNPLPDKLLPTFFILIAPPAVGFLSYVKLSGGIDAFATVLFHTALFLTLMISTQMMKFARLQFFLSWWAYSFPLAAMTVAAFVMAEATGKDWFQVVAVGLFIILNMVLALLAARTIEAMLRNRICVVED